A stretch of the Bacillus anthracis str. Vollum genome encodes the following:
- the sda gene encoding sporulation histidine kinase inhibitor Sda, producing the protein MKTKHMEQLSTESYYKAKELKLNPDFILLIKQEIIRRSLEDKLVKSS; encoded by the coding sequence TTGAAAACAAAACATATGGAACAGTTATCTACTGAGTCTTATTATAAAGCAAAAGAACTAAAATTAAATCCCGACTTCATTTTACTTATAAAACAAGAAATTATTAGACGCTCATTAGAGGACAAGCTTGTCAAATCGTCTTGA